A genome region from candidate division KSB1 bacterium includes the following:
- a CDS encoding energy transducer TonB, giving the protein MYLRKKPEVSLKLKYKKQIEFGLVLALALVVGLFQAFKRVETRQQIQQKVDLNLDVEQVQATEQQSRQEAPSRPTIPIESEDEDIPEDLTIESTEINLDEMPPPPPPPEESGEPDIFLAYDEPPEPIGGFAAIQRNLEYPEIARKAGVEGRVIIQCVIDEKGNVVSTNVVKTLGNNGCDEAAIRAIKSVKWKPAKQRDKPVAVRVAIPVVFKLK; this is encoded by the coding sequence ATGTATTTAAGAAAAAAACCGGAAGTGAGTCTGAAACTCAAATACAAAAAACAAATTGAGTTTGGACTTGTGTTAGCTCTGGCTCTTGTTGTTGGTTTGTTTCAGGCCTTTAAGCGGGTTGAAACCAGACAGCAGATCCAGCAAAAAGTTGATCTCAATTTGGACGTTGAACAGGTTCAGGCGACTGAACAACAGTCACGTCAAGAGGCGCCGTCTCGTCCCACGATTCCGATCGAAAGTGAGGATGAAGATATTCCTGAAGACTTGACGATTGAATCTACAGAAATTAATCTTGATGAAATGCCGCCACCGCCCCCACCTCCGGAAGAGAGTGGAGAACCTGATATTTTTCTGGCCTATGATGAGCCGCCGGAGCCTATTGGCGGCTTTGCTGCCATCCAGAGAAATCTGGAATACCCGGAGATTGCCAGAAAAGCCGGTGTGGAAGGCAGAGTCATTATACAGTGTGTGATTGATGAAAAAGGAAATGTCGTTAGTACCAATGTTGTAAAAACTCTCGGTAACAACGGCTGTGATGAAGCTGCAATCAGGGCGATAAAATCGGTAAAATGGAAACCTGCCAAACAGCGTGATAAACCTGTTGCTGTGCGGGTTGCTATTCCGGTTGTATTCAAATTGAAATAA
- a CDS encoding FlgD immunoglobulin-like domain containing protein: MLRRELLCLAGLLLISLSAGNAGIISRYSVNTVKRSGPVGNGVTDIFREGDYLWLGTGNGLSRFTFSTNEFESYENAENLIDEGISALYVKGDTLLVAAGIDTFIKAIDATVDWGKGLSFSSDNGETWKYIEQPGETPGQNVVWDFTLQNGVIWAASFGGGLLKSTDFGETWQVETPDSLVFDPVHVLNHLPFSVLSTGDALWVGTSGGINKSMDGGHTWEKFTFSNQQEHISGNWVVNIAHQKDADHEAIWACTWKAEGMDETYAVSRTDDGGRTWDILLQGERAYDIAFDGPNVYVATWTSGLWKSPDYGETWYNFQNIRDRQSSTRLFTNEFYSVYASNDSLWVGTLDGLAFTENNGYTWTLYRAFRSTRLDGEPRTYAYPNPFSSTRDNVLGETGHVRIQYNTTDAAEVTVKVYDFAMDLVTTVCDGKYRAGGGDYSEVWNGSNDYGDTVANGVYFYSVEISGDGAYWGKIMVVN, translated from the coding sequence ATGCTGCGACGCGAACTTTTGTGTCTGGCGGGATTGCTGTTGATTTCCTTGTCAGCCGGTAATGCCGGGATTATTTCCCGATATTCTGTCAATACGGTAAAACGCAGCGGACCGGTAGGTAATGGCGTGACGGATATCTTTCGTGAGGGGGATTATTTATGGCTCGGAACCGGTAACGGGCTTTCCAGGTTTACCTTTTCCACAAACGAATTTGAATCCTACGAAAACGCTGAAAACCTAATTGATGAAGGAATCTCTGCCCTGTATGTCAAGGGCGATACATTATTGGTGGCGGCGGGAATTGATACATTCATCAAGGCGATTGACGCTACCGTCGATTGGGGCAAGGGATTAAGTTTTTCTTCTGATAACGGAGAGACCTGGAAATACATTGAACAGCCGGGCGAGACCCCGGGACAAAACGTGGTATGGGATTTTACCCTGCAGAACGGAGTGATTTGGGCAGCCAGTTTTGGCGGCGGTCTCTTAAAATCAACTGATTTCGGCGAAACCTGGCAGGTCGAAACACCCGATTCGCTGGTATTTGACCCTGTGCATGTTTTAAACCATTTGCCATTCTCTGTTCTCAGTACCGGGGACGCTTTGTGGGTTGGCACATCGGGCGGGATTAATAAATCGATGGACGGGGGCCACACCTGGGAAAAGTTTACATTTTCGAATCAACAAGAACATATATCCGGCAATTGGGTTGTAAATATTGCTCATCAAAAAGATGCGGATCATGAGGCCATATGGGCCTGTACCTGGAAAGCCGAAGGTATGGACGAGACCTATGCAGTGTCCAGGACCGATGATGGAGGCCGGACCTGGGATATTCTTCTGCAAGGTGAACGCGCCTATGATATAGCGTTTGACGGACCCAATGTATATGTGGCAACCTGGACCAGCGGATTATGGAAATCTCCGGATTACGGTGAAACCTGGTATAACTTTCAAAATATTCGTGATCGTCAAAGCAGCACCCGATTGTTCACAAACGAATTTTATTCTGTATATGCGTCCAATGACAGTCTATGGGTAGGTACACTGGATGGATTGGCGTTTACCGAAAACAATGGTTATACCTGGACTCTTTATCGGGCGTTCCGTTCCACCCGTTTAGATGGTGAGCCGCGAACATACGCTTACCCCAATCCGTTTTCGAGTACGCGTGATAATGTTCTGGGTGAAACGGGACACGTTCGCATTCAATATAATACAACAGACGCTGCAGAGGTTACTGTAAAGGTCTATGATTTTGCCATGGATCTGGTAACGACGGTTTGTGACGGCAAATATCGGGCGGGGGGCGGTGATTACTCGGAAGTCTGGAACGGTAGCAATGATTACGGTGATACCGTGGCAAATGGCGTCTATTTTTACAGTGTAGAGATCAGCGGCGACGGCGCCTATTGGGGCAAAATTATGGTTGTGAATTAG
- a CDS encoding carbamate kinase, with protein MNSKKQILLIALGGNAMIRSGQSGSIHEQFDNLRIPMRQIARLSRHYRILITHGNGPQVGNLLLQQETCESVPRLPLEILVAQTQGQIGYMIESTLDSELMAQDDAEQKFLVNLNSYVVVDENDPAFQTPSKPIGPILSPERIKDLPYPVIETPKGYRRVVASPQPVTIVEKREIAALVDMDFIVICCGGGGIPVIRRERSFCGVNAVIDKDLASSLLAREIGAQIMIIATDVEGVALHFGQSDQRFLRRMTLQQAEHSIAEEQLAIGSMQPKLQAAAEFIQNGGTQAVITSMEMIEDAVEGKAGTEIVKSG; from the coding sequence ATGAACTCCAAAAAACAAATTCTGCTCATCGCCCTGGGCGGCAACGCTATGATCCGCAGCGGCCAGTCCGGCAGCATTCATGAACAATTTGACAATCTGCGTATTCCCATGCGGCAGATCGCCCGGCTGTCGCGGCACTATCGCATCCTGATCACGCACGGCAACGGACCGCAGGTCGGCAATTTACTGCTGCAGCAGGAAACCTGCGAGTCGGTGCCCCGGCTGCCGCTCGAAATTCTGGTTGCCCAGACCCAGGGACAGATCGGATATATGATCGAATCCACCCTGGACAGCGAGCTGATGGCCCAGGACGATGCGGAGCAGAAATTTCTCGTCAATCTGAACAGCTATGTGGTGGTGGACGAAAACGATCCGGCGTTTCAGACTCCCTCCAAACCCATCGGTCCGATACTGTCCCCCGAGCGCATCAAAGACCTGCCCTATCCGGTGATCGAGACTCCGAAAGGCTATCGCCGCGTGGTGGCGTCTCCGCAGCCGGTGACCATTGTTGAAAAACGCGAGATCGCGGCGCTGGTGGACATGGATTTTATCGTCATCTGCTGCGGCGGCGGCGGAATTCCGGTGATCCGACGCGAGCGGTCGTTCTGCGGTGTCAATGCAGTAATCGATAAAGATCTGGCCAGCAGCCTGCTGGCGCGCGAGATCGGCGCGCAAATTATGATCATTGCCACGGACGTCGAGGGCGTGGCCCTGCATTTCGGTCAGAGCGATCAGCGATTCCTGCGCCGCATGACCCTGCAGCAGGCGGAACACTCTATCGCCGAAGAACAACTCGCCATCGGCTCCATGCAGCCGAAACTTCAAGCCGCCGCGGAATTTATCCAAAACGGCGGTACACAAGCGGTGATCACCAGCATGGAAATGATTGAAGACGCGGTTGAAGGTAAAGCCGGAACCGAGATTGTAAAAAGCGGTTAA
- a CDS encoding biopolymer transporter ExbD, with translation MKFTKKSKTNAKIPDASLPDIVFMLLIFFMVSTVMKTSEGLQVNLPDAEKIKKLEEKRGVATIWADDAGRLSIDDHLVEVGEIRNIIYNKVSDQLNPMKLVSLRADKNVDMGQITEIHEELRTVGGTALNINYSTLVEAE, from the coding sequence TTGAAGTTTACTAAAAAATCAAAAACAAATGCAAAAATACCGGATGCATCTTTGCCGGATATTGTATTTATGCTTTTGATCTTTTTCATGGTTTCCACTGTTATGAAAACCAGTGAAGGCCTGCAGGTTAATTTACCTGACGCTGAAAAGATTAAAAAGCTGGAAGAAAAACGCGGCGTTGCCACGATTTGGGCTGATGATGCCGGACGCCTATCTATTGATGATCATCTGGTTGAAGTTGGTGAAATCCGGAATATTATCTATAATAAAGTATCCGATCAGCTGAATCCGATGAAGCTTGTCTCTTTGCGTGCTGATAAGAACGTAGATATGGGGCAGATCACGGAAATTCACGAAGAGCTTCGGACCGTCGGTGGCACAGCCTTGAACATCAACTACTCGACGCTTGTTGAGGCAGAGTGA
- a CDS encoding S41 family peptidase, translated as MRFQEVFNLVNRYYVEPPDTEKLIEGAIHGMLGELDPHTVYIPEKKLQKVNERFEGSFEGIGIEFIILNKVLTVVSPIVGGPSEAVGLLPGDRIVEIEGESTYGITEDEVQEKLRGPKGSKVDVTIRRPGEEDTFEVTITRDTIPIYSVMAAFLLQDNKTGYIYLGRFSKTTAEEVENALKKLESQGMQQLIFDLRGNSGGYLDQAVKVVNKFIPGRYRVVYTKGRIPQMDEDFYSTDSGTHDMYPVVVMIDHGSASASEIVAGAVQDLDRGLVVGQTSFGKGLVQNQINLHDGGAIRLTIARYYTPSGRLIQRPYENGLADYYQEAYSDDTERNKPDSTKKYVTLAGRTVYGGGGIIPDSILTSGRITRFTYNLRRKRLFFEFGSTYGPELEEQFDGFKAFNTQFRIDDRNIEQLKALMKKHDLEFNAEAFEKDEDYIKLLMKAEVARHLWDSEHYYRIRVTGDDEVETALNAMSLARKVKQLHSWQGSDSQ; from the coding sequence ATGCGGTTTCAGGAGGTTTTTAATCTGGTTAACCGTTATTATGTAGAACCCCCGGATACGGAAAAACTAATTGAAGGCGCCATTCATGGCATGCTTGGAGAACTTGATCCTCATACGGTTTACATTCCTGAAAAGAAACTCCAAAAAGTCAATGAACGTTTTGAAGGTTCTTTCGAAGGTATCGGCATAGAGTTTATCATTTTGAATAAAGTTTTAACCGTTGTATCCCCGATTGTCGGCGGTCCCTCCGAGGCGGTCGGGCTTTTGCCGGGAGACCGGATCGTTGAAATAGAAGGCGAGTCTACCTATGGCATTACGGAAGATGAAGTTCAGGAAAAATTGCGCGGACCCAAAGGCAGCAAAGTTGATGTAACCATACGTCGTCCGGGTGAGGAGGATACGTTTGAGGTCACCATTACCCGGGATACAATCCCGATTTATAGCGTGATGGCTGCTTTTCTGCTTCAAGATAACAAGACCGGTTATATCTATTTGGGACGTTTTTCAAAAACAACGGCTGAAGAAGTTGAAAACGCTCTGAAAAAGCTCGAAAGCCAGGGTATGCAGCAGCTCATATTCGATTTGCGCGGCAATTCCGGCGGCTATCTGGATCAGGCTGTCAAAGTGGTGAACAAATTCATTCCCGGCCGTTATAGAGTGGTCTATACCAAAGGCCGCATTCCGCAAATGGACGAGGATTTTTACTCTACAGACAGCGGCACGCATGATATGTATCCGGTTGTTGTTATGATTGATCATGGATCAGCCAGCGCCTCTGAAATTGTAGCCGGCGCTGTGCAGGATTTGGATCGCGGACTTGTGGTCGGCCAGACCAGTTTCGGCAAGGGCCTGGTACAGAATCAGATCAATCTGCACGATGGCGGAGCCATTCGTCTCACAATAGCCCGCTATTACACCCCCAGCGGCCGATTGATACAACGGCCTTATGAGAATGGTTTGGCTGATTATTATCAGGAAGCGTATAGTGATGATACAGAGCGCAACAAACCGGATTCTACAAAAAAATATGTGACATTGGCCGGGCGAACGGTGTACGGCGGCGGCGGCATTATACCGGATAGTATTCTGACGAGCGGTCGAATAACCCGATTTACCTACAATCTGAGAAGAAAGCGCCTGTTTTTTGAGTTTGGATCCACCTATGGACCGGAATTAGAGGAACAATTTGACGGGTTTAAAGCGTTTAATACTCAGTTCCGCATAGATGATCGGAACATTGAGCAATTAAAGGCGTTGATGAAAAAACACGATTTAGAGTTTAATGCAGAGGCTTTTGAAAAAGATGAGGATTATATTAAATTGTTGATGAAAGCGGAAGTTGCCAGGCATTTGTGGGACAGCGAACATTATTACCGGATCAGAGTGACCGGTGATGATGAAGTTGAAACAGCGTTAAATGCTATGTCGCTTGCACGCAAGGTTAAGCAGCTGCACAGTTGGCAGGGCTCTGATTCGCAATAA
- the trpS gene encoding tryptophan--tRNA ligase has protein sequence MRVLSGIQPSGALHLGNYFAMMKRMIDYQKNHELFCFIVNYHALTTVKDPEQLKKHTFEACVDFLALGIDPEKTYFYVQSDVPEVTELTWILSNVTEMGLLNRAHSFKDKKAKGIEINHGLFAYPVLMAADILMYGADLIPVGKDQKQHVEMTRDIAQKFNHAFGEVFVLPEPDIQDDLAMIPGVDGQKMSKSYGNTIEIFASKGQLKKKVMSIVTDARAVEEPKDPDTCNLFAIYSLFLDKPGRNELRERYLKPGLKYGEVKKELLEAIWTFFEPYREKREALVNDPDVVKDIMSEGAKKTRSVGLEYLHKAREAVGLVY, from the coding sequence GTGCGTGTTTTATCAGGTATACAACCTTCCGGAGCTCTGCATCTGGGTAATTATTTTGCAATGATGAAACGTATGATAGACTACCAGAAAAATCACGAGTTATTCTGTTTTATTGTTAATTATCATGCGCTTACCACGGTGAAAGATCCTGAACAATTAAAAAAGCATACGTTTGAAGCGTGTGTCGATTTTTTAGCTTTGGGCATTGATCCGGAAAAAACCTATTTTTACGTCCAGTCGGATGTCCCCGAGGTCACGGAGCTCACATGGATACTGTCCAATGTGACCGAAATGGGGCTGCTGAACCGGGCGCATTCATTCAAAGATAAAAAAGCAAAAGGAATCGAGATCAATCATGGTTTGTTTGCCTATCCCGTGCTTATGGCTGCTGATATATTGATGTACGGCGCTGATTTGATCCCTGTGGGGAAAGACCAGAAACAGCACGTAGAGATGACGCGAGATATTGCCCAAAAATTTAACCATGCCTTTGGAGAGGTGTTTGTGCTCCCGGAACCTGACATTCAGGATGATCTGGCGATGATTCCCGGTGTTGACGGTCAAAAGATGTCAAAGTCTTACGGCAATACAATTGAGATTTTTGCTTCCAAAGGACAATTGAAGAAAAAAGTCATGTCTATTGTAACGGATGCCCGGGCGGTTGAGGAGCCGAAAGACCCCGATACCTGTAATTTATTTGCGATATACTCCTTGTTTTTAGATAAACCGGGGCGGAATGAGCTGCGTGAGCGTTATCTTAAACCGGGTCTTAAATACGGCGAGGTCAAAAAGGAACTCCTCGAAGCGATTTGGACGTTTTTTGAACCCTACCGGGAAAAGCGTGAGGCGCTTGTGAATGATCCGGATGTTGTCAAGGATATCATGAGTGAGGGTGCAAAGAAAACACGGTCCGTGGGACTGGAATACCTGCATAAAGCCCGGGAAGCGGTGGGTCTTGTTTACTAA
- a CDS encoding HAD-IA family hydrolase: protein MFTNYKALLFDFDGVIAETMPFHLAAWRETLLEYGAHLDDRMVLENEGRQALDIASRILKHAGVEVDYKDIQEIVDQKNKLFRSTQQAGIYPEIPHIFSSAKRHGVQIALVTGTLDKNVRSVVSPEIYAQFEAVIDGRAVAQGKPAPDPYLRAAENLGVRAAECIVIENAPMGILSAKAAGMFCIAVCTTLTGEQLKEADVKVLNHEELKAFLEQSVFNSGH from the coding sequence TTGTTTACTAATTACAAAGCTCTGCTCTTTGACTTTGACGGTGTCATTGCAGAAACCATGCCCTTTCACCTTGCCGCCTGGCGGGAAACGCTTTTAGAATACGGGGCTCATCTTGATGACCGTATGGTTCTGGAAAACGAAGGCCGGCAGGCGCTTGATATCGCGTCTCGTATCCTCAAGCACGCCGGCGTTGAGGTGGATTATAAAGATATCCAGGAAATTGTGGATCAAAAAAACAAATTGTTTCGCTCCACACAACAGGCCGGAATCTATCCTGAAATCCCTCATATTTTTTCCAGCGCAAAGCGACATGGAGTTCAAATAGCGCTTGTAACCGGAACTCTGGATAAAAATGTGCGCTCTGTTGTTTCGCCTGAAATCTATGCTCAATTTGAGGCTGTCATTGACGGGCGAGCCGTGGCTCAAGGCAAGCCGGCTCCGGACCCCTATCTGAGAGCAGCGGAAAATCTCGGGGTGCGGGCAGCAGAATGCATTGTTATTGAAAATGCTCCTATGGGAATACTCAGCGCCAAAGCCGCCGGAATGTTCTGCATTGCTGTTTGCACGACGTTGACGGGGGAACAATTAAAAGAGGCTGACGTAAAAGTACTAAATCACGAGGAACTGAAAGCGTTTCTGGAACAGTCGGTCTTTAACTCGGGGCATTGA
- a CDS encoding biopolymer transporter ExbD, whose protein sequence is MLKKKKERSAEIPTGSLADIAFLLLIFFLVTTTIDTDKGLSLTLPDKGQETKVRSQNITNILINASGQVMLDENQVQVNEVSRRVRELLAQNPNMIFSVKTVRDTKYDIYIDVLDELKKANATRISIAEPEQ, encoded by the coding sequence ATGTTAAAAAAGAAAAAAGAACGTTCAGCTGAAATACCGACGGGTTCGTTGGCCGATATAGCATTTTTGCTATTGATCTTTTTCCTGGTTACCACGACAATCGATACAGATAAAGGATTGTCACTTACGCTTCCGGACAAAGGTCAGGAAACCAAAGTCCGTTCACAAAACATTACAAATATACTTATCAATGCCAGTGGACAGGTTATGCTGGACGAAAATCAAGTTCAGGTGAATGAGGTCTCGCGACGTGTACGTGAGTTACTGGCGCAAAATCCCAATATGATTTTTTCTGTAAAAACCGTGCGGGATACCAAATACGATATTTATATAGATGTTTTGGATGAGCTGAAAAAAGCCAATGCCACAAGGATTTCTATCGCTGAACCGGAACAATAA
- a CDS encoding MotA/TolQ/ExbB proton channel family protein has product MLYYYQQGGGFMHPILVLLILGIMISIERLITLSRASVNTRKFLSKVKEALSSGGVDSAIEVCENTRGPVASIFHAGLLRSDRGVEAAEKAISNAGSIEMAFLERGMIWLATIIAVAPMLGFTGTVVGMIQAFDAIAAANNISPAIVAGGISVALLTTCFGLIVAIITQILHNFFISRIDKLIIDMEESSTELVDALVALDKK; this is encoded by the coding sequence ATGCTCTATTATTATCAACAAGGCGGCGGATTCATGCATCCGATTTTGGTATTGCTTATTCTTGGTATTATGATCAGCATTGAGCGGTTAATCACTTTATCAAGAGCTTCGGTGAATACCAGAAAGTTTTTGTCAAAAGTTAAAGAAGCCCTGTCATCAGGTGGCGTGGATTCCGCAATCGAAGTGTGTGAAAACACACGTGGTCCGGTTGCTTCTATTTTTCACGCGGGACTGTTACGCTCCGATCGCGGGGTAGAGGCTGCTGAAAAAGCAATCTCAAATGCCGGTTCTATTGAAATGGCCTTTCTGGAACGCGGTATGATCTGGTTGGCCACCATTATTGCTGTTGCTCCTATGCTCGGATTTACCGGCACGGTTGTCGGTATGATCCAGGCGTTTGACGCGATTGCTGCAGCGAATAATATTTCACCCGCTATCGTTGCCGGTGGTATTTCCGTTGCATTGTTAACAACCTGTTTTGGTCTTATTGTCGCTATTATTACCCAGATTTTGCACAACTTTTTCATCTCCCGTATCGACAAACTGATCATTGATATGGAAGAAAGCTCTACCGAATTGGTTGACGCATTAGTGGCTTTGGACAAGAAATAA
- a CDS encoding cytochrome c biogenesis protein CcdA, whose product MKQIFVLLFVLLVITQLFGQFGDMDMVDVNVLSSLGQVPQGKQFQLAVVLNIKEGLHINSHDPGDDFYIPTRIHFESTAGISIGQPVFPEPKFVQFSFTDGKISVYEGETAIIVPVTVSPELSPKEHSVSGTVSYQGCNDNMCFPPDSVQFTKNFKVVAADTDVTPVNSEIFQNADIYTTKDAKESLNLTPGEQRALEYLEKGLFSAILAFFVVGLALNLTPCVYPVIPMTVSYFGGQSDKTRAKAFTNALLYVVGIALSFAILGLLSGLAGKQWGFLFQSPWFVVAIATIILLMAASLFGAFEITVPSWLLTKVGQSREGIIGSFLMGITVGIVIAPCAAGIIIGLVGLIAKLGLVVKGTLLFFVMGLGLGLPYLFLATFSSLLGKLPQSGVWMLWIRKLFGFLLIGVAFYFIIPQLELVPNKLGFLLGLLALTAGLLLGFLEQGQYKKSFKIFRAVVGLVLIALSIVWIQGSLQAKTTQVDWIKYSGQSYDQIIDGDKPVFIDFYADWCAPCKQMDRTTFTDPQVGEVSEQFEMIKVDCTKPDAATQDLMQRFGVSGMPTLVFLDKDGKEFENLREIGYIGPEKFVEHLNTVLE is encoded by the coding sequence ATGAAACAAATATTTGTCTTGCTTTTTGTTCTGCTGGTCATTACCCAGCTGTTTGGACAGTTTGGTGATATGGATATGGTTGATGTGAATGTTCTGTCTTCACTCGGACAGGTGCCTCAGGGTAAACAATTCCAGCTCGCTGTTGTACTGAACATTAAAGAAGGGTTGCATATCAACTCGCATGATCCGGGTGACGATTTCTATATTCCGACTCGAATTCATTTTGAATCTACTGCCGGTATTAGCATTGGACAACCGGTTTTTCCTGAACCAAAGTTCGTACAATTTTCTTTTACCGATGGTAAAATATCTGTTTATGAAGGGGAAACAGCTATTATTGTACCGGTTACTGTGTCTCCGGAATTGTCTCCTAAAGAACACAGTGTGTCGGGAACGGTGTCTTATCAGGGATGTAATGATAATATGTGTTTCCCGCCTGATTCGGTACAATTTACAAAGAACTTTAAAGTGGTTGCAGCCGATACCGATGTAACACCGGTCAACTCTGAAATTTTTCAAAATGCAGACATCTATACAACTAAAGATGCAAAAGAATCCCTCAACCTGACGCCGGGTGAACAGAGAGCTTTAGAGTATTTGGAAAAGGGACTGTTTTCAGCCATTTTGGCCTTTTTCGTCGTAGGACTGGCTCTCAATCTTACCCCCTGTGTCTATCCCGTTATTCCCATGACGGTGAGTTATTTTGGAGGACAAAGTGATAAAACCAGGGCCAAGGCGTTTACCAATGCTCTGCTGTATGTGGTCGGAATCGCCTTGTCGTTTGCGATACTGGGGCTTTTATCCGGACTTGCCGGCAAGCAATGGGGATTTTTATTTCAAAGTCCCTGGTTTGTGGTGGCTATCGCTACCATTATCCTGCTCATGGCCGCCAGTCTGTTTGGTGCGTTTGAAATCACTGTACCGTCCTGGCTGCTTACCAAAGTCGGGCAAAGCCGTGAGGGAATTATCGGTTCCTTTTTGATGGGAATAACGGTGGGTATTGTCATAGCGCCGTGCGCGGCTGGTATTATCATCGGTCTGGTCGGTTTGATCGCCAAGCTCGGTTTGGTTGTCAAAGGCACTTTGCTCTTTTTTGTGATGGGGCTGGGACTCGGACTCCCGTATTTATTCCTGGCAACCTTTTCCAGTCTGCTCGGGAAACTGCCGCAGTCCGGTGTGTGGATGCTCTGGATTCGCAAATTATTTGGGTTTTTGCTTATTGGGGTTGCTTTTTATTTTATTATTCCGCAGCTTGAGCTGGTGCCCAATAAGCTCGGTTTTCTGCTCGGTCTTTTGGCACTGACTGCCGGACTGTTGCTCGGATTTCTGGAACAGGGACAATATAAAAAAAGCTTTAAAATATTCCGAGCCGTTGTTGGGCTGGTTCTGATCGCCTTGAGTATTGTTTGGATTCAAGGCTCTCTCCAGGCCAAAACCACACAGGTTGACTGGATAAAGTATAGCGGTCAATCCTATGATCAAATCATAGATGGAGATAAACCGGTTTTCATCGATTTTTACGCTGATTGGTGCGCTCCCTGTAAACAAATGGATCGAACCACGTTTACCGATCCGCAAGTCGGAGAGGTGTCCGAGCAATTTGAAATGATCAAAGTCGACTGCACCAAACCCGATGCTGCCACACAGGATTTGATGCAGAGATTTGGTGTCAGTGGAATGCCCACTCTGGTTTTTCTTGACAAGGACGGGAAAGAGTTTGAAAATTTACGGGAAATTGGATATATTGGGCCAGAAAAATTTGTCGAGCATCTGAACACTGTTCTGGAGTAA
- a CDS encoding PorV/PorQ family protein, with product MMKKWLLFILLISMNTNLIAGGDTGLAVLKIGAGARAAAMGEAFVALADDATALFWNPAGTSWMKNRQVHFTHTQWIQGITHNVASVSLPVGSSNIGIGLILNNVEGFEYREIASEEPLGTFSSQDIIASLNYSRRVSETFSMGLNVKYVHEKIYTQYADGYLADLGARYQPFSDMYFAVALQNLGVTSDMDAEQINIPEITRAGVLYKLPFSMLQDNVSVALDYIKLLDADSHVHLGTEFKPFSSLNIRLGYQTGYKDKSFSAGFGLNFGQLHLDYAYVPFGHDLGQSHRFSFLTAF from the coding sequence ATGATGAAAAAGTGGCTTTTATTTATTCTCCTCATATCGATGAATACAAATTTGATTGCCGGAGGCGATACCGGTCTCGCAGTTCTCAAAATTGGAGCGGGCGCCCGCGCTGCAGCGATGGGTGAAGCGTTTGTGGCCTTGGCAGATGATGCGACGGCACTTTTTTGGAATCCGGCCGGTACAAGCTGGATGAAAAATCGACAGGTGCATTTTACTCATACTCAATGGATACAGGGTATCACTCACAATGTCGCAAGTGTTTCCCTGCCGGTGGGCAGCAGCAATATCGGTATAGGGTTGATCCTGAATAATGTTGAAGGATTTGAATATCGGGAAATCGCTTCGGAAGAACCGCTTGGGACTTTTTCTTCTCAGGACATCATCGCTTCCTTGAATTACTCGAGACGGGTATCTGAAACATTTTCGATGGGATTGAATGTTAAATATGTACATGAAAAAATCTATACCCAGTACGCTGATGGATATCTGGCTGACCTGGGAGCGAGATATCAACCATTTTCTGATATGTATTTCGCCGTGGCTCTGCAAAATCTCGGGGTCACCTCGGATATGGATGCTGAACAGATAAATATTCCGGAAATAACCCGCGCGGGTGTCCTTTACAAGTTACCGTTTTCAATGCTTCAGGACAATGTCAGTGTGGCTCTGGATTATATCAAACTGCTTGACGCGGATTCACACGTTCACCTGGGAACCGAATTTAAACCCTTTTCATCCCTGAACATCAGATTAGGCTATCAAACCGGTTACAAGGACAAGTCTTTTTCCGCCGGATTTGGTTTAAATTTCGGACAGCTGCATCTGGATTACGCTTATGTTCCCTTTGGTCATGATCTGGGACAGTCCCATCGGTTTTCTTTTTTAACAGCTTTTTAA